From Agelaius phoeniceus isolate bAgePho1 chromosome 19, bAgePho1.hap1, whole genome shotgun sequence, a single genomic window includes:
- the ARSG gene encoding arylsulfatase G isoform X1 — protein sequence MGTPPLSPWALLVPTLVLVGLWAPCVVSRQPNFIVILADDVGWGDLGANWAETKETPHLNQLAAEGTRFVDFHSAASTCSPSRASLLTGRLGLRNGVTHNFAISSLGGLPRNETTLAEVLREAGYSTGAIGKWHLGHHGHHHPSSRGFDYYFGIPYSHDMGCTDTPGYNLPPCPPCPQHSTTASRLVRKDCYTEVALPLLENTTIIQQPVELGSLARRYAEEAERFIQKASDKGQPFFLYLALAHMHVPLVPPLPPGPGRGIYGASLGEMDALVARVKEAADSLGRGSTLLWFTGDNGPWAQKCELAGRLGPFVGAWQRQRASWTSSPRWWPWLGQHCPQTGALMAWMCPQFSLAGRMWGTRFCCTPTAAQRGRRARSRRCGWPSTRPSTPQEGPWPVMAALGRHCSTTHPSFSTWTVTSRSRSLWMWPPGSTRQCCLPSAGLMPKPCRTLQQTMSQLQIIPRTQLQFPAATCSTWAAGATGPTEPHGTPMWKAEHPGFVFKQIIAQAAPFPRVVSVNCRLEVAMERDEFPLLHAGRREVRWVWVWGSTQRVPFGPWACGWLFVGLFIGKLFVGKRQLLD from the exons ATGGGGACCCCACCCCTGTCCCCGTGGGCTCTGCTGGTGCCCACCCTGGTGCTggtggggctctgggctccctgtgTGGTGAGCAGGCAGCCCAACTTCATTGTCATCCTGGCTGATGATGTGGGCTGGGGGGATCTGGGCGCCAACTGGGCAGAGACGAAGGAGACCCCGCATTTGAACCAGCTGGCTGCTGAGGGAACAAG GTTCGTGGATTTCCACTCAGCTGCCTCCACGTGCTCCCCGTCCCGCGCCTCGCTGCTCACGGGGCGCCTGGGGCTGCGCAATGGGGTCACCCACAACTTCGCCATCTCCTCTCTTGGGGGCCTCCCCCGCAACGAGACCACCCTGGCCGAGGTGCTGAGGGAGGCTGGCTACAGTACAGGGGCCATAG GCAAGTGGCACCTGGGACACCACGGCCACCATCACCCCAGCTCCCGTG GCTTTGACTACTACTTTGGGATCCCCTACAGCCACGACATgggctgcacagacaccccTGGCTACAACCTGCCAccctgcccgccctgcccacagcacagcaccacTGCCAG CAGGCTGGTGAGGAAGGACTGTTACACAGAGGTTGCCCTGCCTCTCTTGGAGAACACCACCATCATCCAGCAGCCCGTGGAGCTCGGCAGCCTGGCCAGGCGCTACGCAGAGGAGGCAGAGAGGTTCATCCAGAAGGCCAG TGACAAAGGACAGCCCTTCTTCCTgtacctggccctggcccaTATGCACGTCCCGCTGGTGCCCCCGCTGCCCCCTGGCCCGGGCAGGGGCATCTATGGAGCCTCCCTGGGGGAGATGGATGCGCTGGTGGCACGGGTGAAGGAGGCGGCCGacagcctgggcaggggcagcacgCTGCTCTGGTTCACAG GTGACAATGGCCCCTGGGCACAGAAGTGTGAGCTGGCAGGACGCCTCGGGCCATTCGTGGGTGCCTGGCAGAGGCAGAGAG catcctggACATCTTCCCCAcgctggtggccctggctggggcagcactgcCCCCAAACAGGCGCTTTGATGGCTTGGATGTGTCCCCAGTTCTCTTTGGCTGGTCGGATGTGGGGCACAAG GTTCTGCTGCACCCCAACAGCGGCGCAGCGGGGAAGGCGGGCGAGGTCGAGGCGCTGCGGCTGGCCCAGTACAAGGCCTTCTACACCACAG GAGGGGCCATGGCCTGTGATGGCAGCACTGGGCCGGCACTGCAGCACCACCCACCCCTCATTTTCAACCTGGACCGTGAcatccaggagcaggagcctctggatGTGGCCTCCAGGGAGTaccaggcagtgctgcctgccatcagcagggctTATGCCCAAGCCCTGCAGGACATTGCAGCAGACAATGTCTCAGTTGCAGATTATTCCCAGGACCCAGCTGCAATTCCCTGCTGCAACGTGCAGCACGTGGGCTGCCGGTGCCACGGGGCCCACGGAGCCACACGGGACCCCCATGTGGAAAGCAGAACACCCTGGCTTTGTCTTTAAGCAAATAATTGCTCAGGCTGCTCCTTTCCCAAGGGTGGTGTCTGTGAATTGCAGGCTGGAGGTGGCCATGGAGAGGGATGAGTTCCCTTTGCTCCATGCTGGGAGGAGGGAGGTGAGATGGGTGTGGGTTTGGGGGAGCACACAGAGGGTCCCCTTTGGACCTTGGGCATGTGGATGGCTTTTTGTAGGGCTCTTTATAGGAAAGCTCTTTGTAGGAAAGAGACAGCTCTTGGATTAA
- the ARSG gene encoding arylsulfatase G isoform X4, producing the protein MGTPPLSPWALLVPTLVLVGLWAPCVVSRQPNFIVILADDVGWGDLGANWAETKETPHLNQLAAEGTRFVDFHSAASTCSPSRASLLTGRLGLRNGVTHNFAISSLGGLPRNETTLAEVLREAGYSTGAIGKWHLGHHGHHHPSSRGFDYYFGIPYSHDMGCTDTPGYNLPPCPPCPQHSTTASRLVRKDCYTEVALPLLENTTIIQQPVELGSLARRYAEEAERFIQKASDKGQPFFLYLALAHMHVPLVPPLPPGPGRGIYGASLGEMDALVARVKEAADSLGRGSTLLWFTGDNGPWAQKCELAGRLGPFVGAWQRQRGGSSAKQTTWEGGHRVPALVYWPGRVPAGRTSQALLSILDIFPTLVALAGAALPPNRRFDGLDVSPVLFGWSDVGHKVLLHPNSGAAGKAGEVEALRLAQYKAFYTTGGAMACDGSTGPALQHHPPLIFNLDRDIQEQEPLDVASREYQAVLPAISRAYAQALQDIAADNVSVADYSQDPAAIPCCNVQHVGCRCHGAHGATRDPHVESRTPWLCL; encoded by the exons ATGGGGACCCCACCCCTGTCCCCGTGGGCTCTGCTGGTGCCCACCCTGGTGCTggtggggctctgggctccctgtgTGGTGAGCAGGCAGCCCAACTTCATTGTCATCCTGGCTGATGATGTGGGCTGGGGGGATCTGGGCGCCAACTGGGCAGAGACGAAGGAGACCCCGCATTTGAACCAGCTGGCTGCTGAGGGAACAAG GTTCGTGGATTTCCACTCAGCTGCCTCCACGTGCTCCCCGTCCCGCGCCTCGCTGCTCACGGGGCGCCTGGGGCTGCGCAATGGGGTCACCCACAACTTCGCCATCTCCTCTCTTGGGGGCCTCCCCCGCAACGAGACCACCCTGGCCGAGGTGCTGAGGGAGGCTGGCTACAGTACAGGGGCCATAG GCAAGTGGCACCTGGGACACCACGGCCACCATCACCCCAGCTCCCGTG GCTTTGACTACTACTTTGGGATCCCCTACAGCCACGACATgggctgcacagacaccccTGGCTACAACCTGCCAccctgcccgccctgcccacagcacagcaccacTGCCAG CAGGCTGGTGAGGAAGGACTGTTACACAGAGGTTGCCCTGCCTCTCTTGGAGAACACCACCATCATCCAGCAGCCCGTGGAGCTCGGCAGCCTGGCCAGGCGCTACGCAGAGGAGGCAGAGAGGTTCATCCAGAAGGCCAG TGACAAAGGACAGCCCTTCTTCCTgtacctggccctggcccaTATGCACGTCCCGCTGGTGCCCCCGCTGCCCCCTGGCCCGGGCAGGGGCATCTATGGAGCCTCCCTGGGGGAGATGGATGCGCTGGTGGCACGGGTGAAGGAGGCGGCCGacagcctgggcaggggcagcacgCTGCTCTGGTTCACAG GTGACAATGGCCCCTGGGCACAGAAGTGTGAGCTGGCAGGACGCCTCGGGCCATTCGTGGGTGCCTGGCAGAGGCAGAGAG GTGGGAGCTCGGCCAAGCAAACAACCTGGGAAGGAGGGCACcgagtgccagccctggtgtaCTGGCCTGGCCGTGTCCCTGCCGGGAGGACGAGCCAGGCTCTCCTCAG catcctggACATCTTCCCCAcgctggtggccctggctggggcagcactgcCCCCAAACAGGCGCTTTGATGGCTTGGATGTGTCCCCAGTTCTCTTTGGCTGGTCGGATGTGGGGCACAAG GTTCTGCTGCACCCCAACAGCGGCGCAGCGGGGAAGGCGGGCGAGGTCGAGGCGCTGCGGCTGGCCCAGTACAAGGCCTTCTACACCACAG GAGGGGCCATGGCCTGTGATGGCAGCACTGGGCCGGCACTGCAGCACCACCCACCCCTCATTTTCAACCTGGACCGTGAcatccaggagcaggagcctctggatGTGGCCTCCAGGGAGTaccaggcagtgctgcctgccatcagcagggctTATGCCCAAGCCCTGCAGGACATTGCAGCAGACAATGTCTCAGTTGCAGATTATTCCCAGGACCCAGCTGCAATTCCCTGCTGCAACGTGCAGCACGTGGGCTGCCGGTGCCACGGGGCCCACGGAGCCACACGGGACCCCCATGTGGAAAGCAGAACACCCTGGCTTTGTCTTTAA
- the ARSG gene encoding arylsulfatase G isoform X2: MGTPPLSPWALLVPTLVLVGLWAPCVVSRQPNFIVILADDVGWGDLGANWAETKETPHLNQLAAEGTRFVDFHSAASTCSPSRASLLTGRLGLRNGVTHNFAISSLGGLPRNETTLAEVLREAGYSTGAIGKWHLGHHGHHHPSSRGFDYYFGIPYSHDMGCTDTPGYNLPPCPPCPQHSTTARLVRKDCYTEVALPLLENTTIIQQPVELGSLARRYAEEAERFIQKASDKGQPFFLYLALAHMHVPLVPPLPPGPGRGIYGASLGEMDALVARVKEAADSLGRGSTLLWFTGDNGPWAQKCELAGRLGPFVGAWQRQRASWTSSPRWWPWLGQHCPQTGALMAWMCPQFSLAGRMWGTRFCCTPTAAQRGRRARSRRCGWPSTRPSTPQEGPWPVMAALGRHCSTTHPSFSTWTVTSRSRSLWMWPPGSTRQCCLPSAGLMPKPCRTLQQTMSQLQIIPRTQLQFPAATCSTWAAGATGPTEPHGTPMWKAEHPGFVFKQIIAQAAPFPRVVSVNCRLEVAMERDEFPLLHAGRREVRWVWVWGSTQRVPFGPWACGWLFVGLFIGKLFVGKRQLLD; encoded by the exons ATGGGGACCCCACCCCTGTCCCCGTGGGCTCTGCTGGTGCCCACCCTGGTGCTggtggggctctgggctccctgtgTGGTGAGCAGGCAGCCCAACTTCATTGTCATCCTGGCTGATGATGTGGGCTGGGGGGATCTGGGCGCCAACTGGGCAGAGACGAAGGAGACCCCGCATTTGAACCAGCTGGCTGCTGAGGGAACAAG GTTCGTGGATTTCCACTCAGCTGCCTCCACGTGCTCCCCGTCCCGCGCCTCGCTGCTCACGGGGCGCCTGGGGCTGCGCAATGGGGTCACCCACAACTTCGCCATCTCCTCTCTTGGGGGCCTCCCCCGCAACGAGACCACCCTGGCCGAGGTGCTGAGGGAGGCTGGCTACAGTACAGGGGCCATAG GCAAGTGGCACCTGGGACACCACGGCCACCATCACCCCAGCTCCCGTG GCTTTGACTACTACTTTGGGATCCCCTACAGCCACGACATgggctgcacagacaccccTGGCTACAACCTGCCAccctgcccgccctgcccacagcacagcaccacTGCCAG GCTGGTGAGGAAGGACTGTTACACAGAGGTTGCCCTGCCTCTCTTGGAGAACACCACCATCATCCAGCAGCCCGTGGAGCTCGGCAGCCTGGCCAGGCGCTACGCAGAGGAGGCAGAGAGGTTCATCCAGAAGGCCAG TGACAAAGGACAGCCCTTCTTCCTgtacctggccctggcccaTATGCACGTCCCGCTGGTGCCCCCGCTGCCCCCTGGCCCGGGCAGGGGCATCTATGGAGCCTCCCTGGGGGAGATGGATGCGCTGGTGGCACGGGTGAAGGAGGCGGCCGacagcctgggcaggggcagcacgCTGCTCTGGTTCACAG GTGACAATGGCCCCTGGGCACAGAAGTGTGAGCTGGCAGGACGCCTCGGGCCATTCGTGGGTGCCTGGCAGAGGCAGAGAG catcctggACATCTTCCCCAcgctggtggccctggctggggcagcactgcCCCCAAACAGGCGCTTTGATGGCTTGGATGTGTCCCCAGTTCTCTTTGGCTGGTCGGATGTGGGGCACAAG GTTCTGCTGCACCCCAACAGCGGCGCAGCGGGGAAGGCGGGCGAGGTCGAGGCGCTGCGGCTGGCCCAGTACAAGGCCTTCTACACCACAG GAGGGGCCATGGCCTGTGATGGCAGCACTGGGCCGGCACTGCAGCACCACCCACCCCTCATTTTCAACCTGGACCGTGAcatccaggagcaggagcctctggatGTGGCCTCCAGGGAGTaccaggcagtgctgcctgccatcagcagggctTATGCCCAAGCCCTGCAGGACATTGCAGCAGACAATGTCTCAGTTGCAGATTATTCCCAGGACCCAGCTGCAATTCCCTGCTGCAACGTGCAGCACGTGGGCTGCCGGTGCCACGGGGCCCACGGAGCCACACGGGACCCCCATGTGGAAAGCAGAACACCCTGGCTTTGTCTTTAAGCAAATAATTGCTCAGGCTGCTCCTTTCCCAAGGGTGGTGTCTGTGAATTGCAGGCTGGAGGTGGCCATGGAGAGGGATGAGTTCCCTTTGCTCCATGCTGGGAGGAGGGAGGTGAGATGGGTGTGGGTTTGGGGGAGCACACAGAGGGTCCCCTTTGGACCTTGGGCATGTGGATGGCTTTTTGTAGGGCTCTTTATAGGAAAGCTCTTTGTAGGAAAGAGACAGCTCTTGGATTAA
- the ARSG gene encoding arylsulfatase G isoform X3: MGTPPLSPWALLVPTLVLVGLWAPCVVSRQPNFIVILADDVGWGDLGANWAETKETPHLNQLAAEGTRFVDFHSAASTCSPSRASLLTGRLGLRNGVTHNFAISSLGGLPRNETTLAEVLREAGYSTGAIGKWHLGHHGHHHPSSRGFDYYFGIPYSHDMGCTDTPGYNLPPCPPCPQHSTTASRLVRKDCYTEVALPLLENTTIIQQPVELGSLARRYAEEAERFIQKASDKGQPFFLYLALAHMHVPLVPPLPPGPGRGIYGASLGEMDALVARVKEAADSLGRGSTLLWFTGDNGPWAQKCELAGRLGPFVGAWQRQRGGSSAKQTTWEGGHRVPALVYWPGRVPAGRTSQALLRFCCTPTAAQRGRRARSRRCGWPSTRPSTPQEGPWPVMAALGRHCSTTHPSFSTWTVTSRSRSLWMWPPGSTRQCCLPSAGLMPKPCRTLQQTMSQLQIIPRTQLQFPAATCSTWAAGATGPTEPHGTPMWKAEHPGFVFKQIIAQAAPFPRVVSVNCRLEVAMERDEFPLLHAGRREVRWVWVWGSTQRVPFGPWACGWLFVGLFIGKLFVGKRQLLD; the protein is encoded by the exons ATGGGGACCCCACCCCTGTCCCCGTGGGCTCTGCTGGTGCCCACCCTGGTGCTggtggggctctgggctccctgtgTGGTGAGCAGGCAGCCCAACTTCATTGTCATCCTGGCTGATGATGTGGGCTGGGGGGATCTGGGCGCCAACTGGGCAGAGACGAAGGAGACCCCGCATTTGAACCAGCTGGCTGCTGAGGGAACAAG GTTCGTGGATTTCCACTCAGCTGCCTCCACGTGCTCCCCGTCCCGCGCCTCGCTGCTCACGGGGCGCCTGGGGCTGCGCAATGGGGTCACCCACAACTTCGCCATCTCCTCTCTTGGGGGCCTCCCCCGCAACGAGACCACCCTGGCCGAGGTGCTGAGGGAGGCTGGCTACAGTACAGGGGCCATAG GCAAGTGGCACCTGGGACACCACGGCCACCATCACCCCAGCTCCCGTG GCTTTGACTACTACTTTGGGATCCCCTACAGCCACGACATgggctgcacagacaccccTGGCTACAACCTGCCAccctgcccgccctgcccacagcacagcaccacTGCCAG CAGGCTGGTGAGGAAGGACTGTTACACAGAGGTTGCCCTGCCTCTCTTGGAGAACACCACCATCATCCAGCAGCCCGTGGAGCTCGGCAGCCTGGCCAGGCGCTACGCAGAGGAGGCAGAGAGGTTCATCCAGAAGGCCAG TGACAAAGGACAGCCCTTCTTCCTgtacctggccctggcccaTATGCACGTCCCGCTGGTGCCCCCGCTGCCCCCTGGCCCGGGCAGGGGCATCTATGGAGCCTCCCTGGGGGAGATGGATGCGCTGGTGGCACGGGTGAAGGAGGCGGCCGacagcctgggcaggggcagcacgCTGCTCTGGTTCACAG GTGACAATGGCCCCTGGGCACAGAAGTGTGAGCTGGCAGGACGCCTCGGGCCATTCGTGGGTGCCTGGCAGAGGCAGAGAG GTGGGAGCTCGGCCAAGCAAACAACCTGGGAAGGAGGGCACcgagtgccagccctggtgtaCTGGCCTGGCCGTGTCCCTGCCGGGAGGACGAGCCAGGCTCTCCTCAG GTTCTGCTGCACCCCAACAGCGGCGCAGCGGGGAAGGCGGGCGAGGTCGAGGCGCTGCGGCTGGCCCAGTACAAGGCCTTCTACACCACAG GAGGGGCCATGGCCTGTGATGGCAGCACTGGGCCGGCACTGCAGCACCACCCACCCCTCATTTTCAACCTGGACCGTGAcatccaggagcaggagcctctggatGTGGCCTCCAGGGAGTaccaggcagtgctgcctgccatcagcagggctTATGCCCAAGCCCTGCAGGACATTGCAGCAGACAATGTCTCAGTTGCAGATTATTCCCAGGACCCAGCTGCAATTCCCTGCTGCAACGTGCAGCACGTGGGCTGCCGGTGCCACGGGGCCCACGGAGCCACACGGGACCCCCATGTGGAAAGCAGAACACCCTGGCTTTGTCTTTAAGCAAATAATTGCTCAGGCTGCTCCTTTCCCAAGGGTGGTGTCTGTGAATTGCAGGCTGGAGGTGGCCATGGAGAGGGATGAGTTCCCTTTGCTCCATGCTGGGAGGAGGGAGGTGAGATGGGTGTGGGTTTGGGGGAGCACACAGAGGGTCCCCTTTGGACCTTGGGCATGTGGATGGCTTTTTGTAGGGCTCTTTATAGGAAAGCTCTTTGTAGGAAAGAGACAGCTCTTGGATTAA
- the ARSG gene encoding arylsulfatase G isoform X5 codes for MGTPPLSPWALLVPTLVLVGLWAPCVVSRQPNFIVILADDVGWGDLGANWAETKETPHLNQLAAEGTRFVDFHSAASTCSPSRASLLTGRLGLRNGVTHNFAISSLGGLPRNETTLAEVLREAGYSTGAIGKWHLGHHGHHHPSSRGFDYYFGIPYSHDMGCTDTPGYNLPPCPPCPQHSTTARLVRKDCYTEVALPLLENTTIIQQPVELGSLARRYAEEAERFIQKASDKGQPFFLYLALAHMHVPLVPPLPPGPGRGIYGASLGEMDALVARVKEAADSLGRGSTLLWFTGDNGPWAQKCELAGRLGPFVGAWQRQRGGSSAKQTTWEGGHRVPALVYWPGRVPAGRTSQALLSILDIFPTLVALAGAALPPNRRFDGLDVSPVLFGWSDVGHKVLLHPNSGAAGKAGEVEALRLAQYKAFYTTGGAMACDGSTGPALQHHPPLIFNLDRDIQEQEPLDVASREYQAVLPAISRAYAQALQDIAADNVSVADYSQDPAAIPCCNVQHVGCRCHGAHGATRDPHVESRTPWLCL; via the exons ATGGGGACCCCACCCCTGTCCCCGTGGGCTCTGCTGGTGCCCACCCTGGTGCTggtggggctctgggctccctgtgTGGTGAGCAGGCAGCCCAACTTCATTGTCATCCTGGCTGATGATGTGGGCTGGGGGGATCTGGGCGCCAACTGGGCAGAGACGAAGGAGACCCCGCATTTGAACCAGCTGGCTGCTGAGGGAACAAG GTTCGTGGATTTCCACTCAGCTGCCTCCACGTGCTCCCCGTCCCGCGCCTCGCTGCTCACGGGGCGCCTGGGGCTGCGCAATGGGGTCACCCACAACTTCGCCATCTCCTCTCTTGGGGGCCTCCCCCGCAACGAGACCACCCTGGCCGAGGTGCTGAGGGAGGCTGGCTACAGTACAGGGGCCATAG GCAAGTGGCACCTGGGACACCACGGCCACCATCACCCCAGCTCCCGTG GCTTTGACTACTACTTTGGGATCCCCTACAGCCACGACATgggctgcacagacaccccTGGCTACAACCTGCCAccctgcccgccctgcccacagcacagcaccacTGCCAG GCTGGTGAGGAAGGACTGTTACACAGAGGTTGCCCTGCCTCTCTTGGAGAACACCACCATCATCCAGCAGCCCGTGGAGCTCGGCAGCCTGGCCAGGCGCTACGCAGAGGAGGCAGAGAGGTTCATCCAGAAGGCCAG TGACAAAGGACAGCCCTTCTTCCTgtacctggccctggcccaTATGCACGTCCCGCTGGTGCCCCCGCTGCCCCCTGGCCCGGGCAGGGGCATCTATGGAGCCTCCCTGGGGGAGATGGATGCGCTGGTGGCACGGGTGAAGGAGGCGGCCGacagcctgggcaggggcagcacgCTGCTCTGGTTCACAG GTGACAATGGCCCCTGGGCACAGAAGTGTGAGCTGGCAGGACGCCTCGGGCCATTCGTGGGTGCCTGGCAGAGGCAGAGAG GTGGGAGCTCGGCCAAGCAAACAACCTGGGAAGGAGGGCACcgagtgccagccctggtgtaCTGGCCTGGCCGTGTCCCTGCCGGGAGGACGAGCCAGGCTCTCCTCAG catcctggACATCTTCCCCAcgctggtggccctggctggggcagcactgcCCCCAAACAGGCGCTTTGATGGCTTGGATGTGTCCCCAGTTCTCTTTGGCTGGTCGGATGTGGGGCACAAG GTTCTGCTGCACCCCAACAGCGGCGCAGCGGGGAAGGCGGGCGAGGTCGAGGCGCTGCGGCTGGCCCAGTACAAGGCCTTCTACACCACAG GAGGGGCCATGGCCTGTGATGGCAGCACTGGGCCGGCACTGCAGCACCACCCACCCCTCATTTTCAACCTGGACCGTGAcatccaggagcaggagcctctggatGTGGCCTCCAGGGAGTaccaggcagtgctgcctgccatcagcagggctTATGCCCAAGCCCTGCAGGACATTGCAGCAGACAATGTCTCAGTTGCAGATTATTCCCAGGACCCAGCTGCAATTCCCTGCTGCAACGTGCAGCACGTGGGCTGCCGGTGCCACGGGGCCCACGGAGCCACACGGGACCCCCATGTGGAAAGCAGAACACCCTGGCTTTGTCTTTAA